In the genome of Rhizobium sp. 007, one region contains:
- a CDS encoding aminotransferase, producing MTTISNSIAQRDVQFQLHSQTNPMRFEEQGPLIVTRGEGVRVYDNTGKAYIEGMAGLWCATLGFSNERLIAAAKAQYDELPYYHTFFQRTGEGATNLSEKLVDLCGMKGGKSYFTTSGSEANETMVKLAWIYHTVHGKPRKRKVIARDRAFHGSTIAAASMCGLNFMHREFGLPFPGFVHTCAPYSYRGMQEGEDEAAYVERLAHELEDLIVREGPETIAAFIAEPVYAGGGIIVPPAGYFQRIQQVLNKYDILCLDDEIVCGFGRTGKWFGKDLVGMQPDMMALAKGLSSSYFPIAAVVLAPKIYDAVSEFNKQGGAFGHGFTNSGHPVGVAVALEAIKIYEELNIPDQVQKIGRRLRNRFEETAARSPVIGEVRGAGLMLGIEIVKDKHTKEPFDADQQVGATFDRIAYRNGLIARCMGDVLGFAPPLILSEDEADELADLFDKSIAELEQTLHP from the coding sequence ATGACGACTATATCGAACTCAATCGCGCAGCGAGACGTTCAGTTCCAGCTGCATTCCCAGACGAACCCCATGCGTTTTGAGGAACAAGGGCCGCTGATTGTGACGAGAGGCGAGGGTGTCCGCGTGTATGACAACACGGGCAAAGCCTATATCGAAGGAATGGCGGGGCTCTGGTGCGCGACGCTCGGTTTCTCAAATGAGCGTCTGATCGCGGCCGCAAAGGCCCAGTACGACGAACTGCCTTACTATCATACATTCTTTCAGCGTACCGGGGAGGGCGCCACCAACCTCTCGGAGAAACTTGTAGACCTGTGCGGAATGAAAGGGGGGAAAAGCTACTTCACCACGTCAGGCTCCGAGGCAAACGAGACGATGGTGAAACTCGCCTGGATCTATCACACGGTGCATGGCAAGCCGCGCAAGCGGAAGGTAATCGCCCGCGACCGCGCATTTCATGGTTCGACCATTGCGGCCGCCTCCATGTGCGGACTGAATTTCATGCATCGGGAATTTGGCCTCCCATTCCCCGGGTTCGTGCATACCTGCGCACCGTACAGCTATCGTGGAATGCAGGAAGGGGAGGATGAAGCTGCGTATGTGGAACGGCTTGCGCATGAGCTTGAAGACCTGATCGTCCGCGAAGGCCCCGAGACCATTGCGGCCTTCATAGCCGAACCTGTCTACGCCGGCGGTGGTATTATCGTCCCGCCAGCAGGTTATTTTCAGCGCATTCAGCAGGTTTTGAACAAGTACGACATTTTGTGCCTGGATGACGAGATCGTTTGCGGTTTTGGGCGCACAGGCAAGTGGTTCGGCAAGGATCTTGTTGGCATGCAGCCCGACATGATGGCATTGGCAAAAGGTCTTTCGTCCTCGTATTTCCCGATCGCTGCAGTCGTTCTCGCTCCCAAAATCTATGACGCCGTATCCGAATTCAACAAACAAGGCGGGGCGTTCGGTCATGGCTTCACCAATTCGGGCCATCCCGTGGGGGTTGCCGTCGCCCTGGAAGCCATCAAGATTTATGAAGAACTGAATATTCCGGACCAGGTCCAGAAGATTGGCCGCCGGCTGCGCAACCGCTTCGAAGAGACAGCGGCAAGATCTCCCGTCATCGGGGAAGTTCGGGGTGCGGGTCTTATGTTGGGAATCGAAATCGTTAAGGACAAGCACACCAAGGAACCGTTTGACGCTGATCAGCAGGTCGGAGCGACATTTGACCGGATTGCTTACCGCAACGGGCTTATCGCACGGTGCATGGGTGACGTCCTGGGCTTCGCACCGCCGCTTATTCTGTCTGAGGATGAGGCGGATGAGCTGGCGGACCTGTTCGACAAGAGTATAGCTGAGCTCGAACAGACGCTACACCCCTAG
- a CDS encoding sulfatase-like hydrolase/transferase — protein sequence MNNFNIVWICSDQQRWDTLQCLGFKGTQTPNINRLAARGTVFARAYCQSPICTPSRTSFLTGMYPIAHQVHQNGAGVFPSHLTLLPKLMASAGYYTGHIGKLHLSATRQMIEKRPDDGYAEFYWSPEPFPEWSGNHDYHAWLWSKGIDPEAYYKPYLDQHYGPGPAAEYRQVRWAGDRAERFIQMHSDRNWYLAINIDAPHPPLNPPEDYLRRFDPADMPDPAFKPIDLEHQKKFENVDQQAKCAIDPWRAATDVGESDNDELAGPTHEAPPTAFNIWEMRAAYHAEVAQVDDLVGRILDILTETGQLDRTIIVFMSDHGDMMGDHGLLYKGCRFYEGIVHVPLVISVPDSPVHGSVSKALVELVDIAPTLLSLSGLEVPEAMQGLSLDQILLGKSPLNHHKPYVVSEYYNSLRFRGSRGSRASMYFDGRHKLNMYHDVGIGELFDHQEDPNEHYDLWDSPDHRELKAGLVQSSFSAMMLRSGSGPERIEDY from the coding sequence TTGAACAACTTTAATATCGTGTGGATTTGCAGTGATCAACAGCGCTGGGACACGTTGCAGTGCCTGGGGTTCAAAGGCACGCAAACGCCCAATATCAACAGGTTGGCGGCCAGAGGTACAGTCTTCGCTCGCGCCTATTGTCAAAGCCCGATCTGCACGCCGAGCCGGACGAGCTTCCTGACGGGAATGTATCCGATCGCCCATCAAGTGCATCAGAACGGTGCAGGTGTGTTTCCTTCCCACCTCACTTTGCTCCCGAAACTGATGGCGAGTGCGGGATACTATACAGGGCATATCGGCAAGCTGCATCTGTCCGCCACGCGTCAAATGATCGAAAAGCGTCCCGACGACGGATATGCTGAATTCTACTGGAGCCCTGAGCCATTTCCGGAGTGGTCGGGGAATCACGACTATCATGCGTGGTTGTGGTCAAAAGGCATCGATCCCGAGGCCTACTACAAACCGTACCTTGACCAACACTATGGCCCGGGACCGGCAGCAGAGTATCGGCAGGTTCGCTGGGCGGGCGATCGGGCCGAGCGTTTTATCCAGATGCATTCTGATCGCAATTGGTACCTGGCCATCAACATAGACGCGCCTCATCCGCCTCTCAATCCTCCGGAAGACTATTTAAGGCGTTTCGATCCTGCCGACATGCCAGACCCCGCCTTCAAGCCGATCGACCTCGAACACCAGAAGAAATTCGAGAATGTGGATCAGCAAGCGAAGTGTGCGATCGACCCCTGGCGCGCGGCCACGGACGTGGGTGAGTCCGACAATGATGAATTGGCAGGACCCACGCACGAGGCTCCGCCGACCGCGTTCAATATATGGGAGATGAGAGCGGCCTACCATGCGGAAGTGGCGCAGGTCGATGATCTGGTCGGCCGGATACTCGATATTCTGACGGAAACGGGGCAGCTCGATCGCACCATCATCGTCTTCATGAGCGACCATGGCGATATGATGGGCGACCACGGTCTGCTCTACAAAGGCTGCCGGTTTTATGAGGGCATCGTGCATGTTCCACTTGTGATTTCCGTGCCCGACAGCCCGGTACATGGGTCGGTTTCGAAGGCGCTTGTTGAGCTGGTTGACATTGCGCCGACGTTGCTGTCGCTGTCAGGGCTTGAGGTCCCCGAGGCTATGCAGGGGCTGTCGCTCGATCAAATTCTGCTGGGCAAATCCCCGCTTAACCATCACAAGCCATACGTCGTCAGCGAGTATTACAATTCGCTGCGTTTCCGCGGAAGCCGGGGCTCCCGGGCATCGATGTACTTCGATGGCCGCCACAAACTGAACATGTATCATGATGTTGGGATAGGAGAGCTTTTCGATCATCAGGAGGATCCCAACGAGCATTATGACCTTTGGGATAGCCCCGATCATAGGGAGTTGAAAGCCGGTCTTGTGCAGAGCAGCTTTTCCGCGATGATGCTTCGCAGTGGATCCGGTCCGGAAAGGATCGAGGATTACTAG
- a CDS encoding ISNCY family transposase, translating to MGLIAMSERDLQRIEVLSKVVDGRMTIVSAAHVLDLSTRQVRRLLERIRADGAASIRHKAIGRPSNNRISDGVRDYAVTLVRERYADFGPTLAAEKLAARDGLRVSRETLRSWMVDAGLWRSRKQRRTFHQPRLRREAYGELVQIDGSEHRWFEDRGDPCSLLVFVDDATGRLMQLRFVRSESAFSYFDALALYLKCHGAPIAFYSDKHSVFRVAKKDAKGGQGMTQFGRALCELNIEILCANSSQAKGRVERMNRTLQDRLVKELRLAGIDDIEAGNAFLPGFMEDYNARFAIVPARSEDLHRPMNLAPDRLTEILCKREQRYVGSQLTFSFERKRIMLKETEVTRGLVGRYVETYAYADGRLDVRWKGYSLPYTVFDKDQRVTHAAITENKRLGDVLSYIKERQDQQDKPTVKSNSDKNGYVKRARGPGRRKDFMGDPKVVARRENALLRQPAAE from the coding sequence ATGGGACTGATTGCGATGAGCGAGCGTGATCTGCAGCGGATCGAGGTTTTGTCGAAGGTCGTTGACGGCCGGATGACGATAGTGTCGGCGGCGCATGTGCTTGATCTGAGTACGCGCCAGGTGCGTCGTCTGCTGGAGCGGATCCGCGCTGATGGTGCGGCATCAATCCGGCACAAGGCGATCGGCCGGCCGTCGAACAACCGGATCAGTGACGGTGTCCGGGATTACGCCGTGACGCTGGTTCGCGAACGGTATGCGGACTTCGGTCCGACGCTGGCGGCCGAGAAGCTTGCTGCCCGAGATGGATTGCGTGTGTCGCGCGAGACATTGCGCAGCTGGATGGTGGATGCTGGCCTGTGGCGATCACGCAAGCAGCGGCGGACGTTTCATCAGCCGCGCTTGCGGCGCGAAGCCTATGGCGAACTGGTACAGATCGATGGCAGCGAGCATCGCTGGTTCGAGGATCGTGGCGATCCGTGCTCGCTGCTGGTGTTCGTCGACGATGCGACGGGCAGGTTGATGCAGTTGCGCTTTGTCCGCTCGGAAAGCGCGTTCAGCTACTTCGATGCGCTGGCGCTATACCTCAAGTGTCACGGTGCACCAATTGCCTTTTATTCCGACAAGCATTCGGTGTTCCGGGTGGCGAAGAAGGACGCAAAGGGCGGCCAGGGCATGACCCAGTTCGGACGTGCGCTTTGCGAGTTAAACATCGAGATTCTCTGCGCAAATTCGAGCCAGGCCAAGGGTCGTGTCGAGCGGATGAACCGGACGTTGCAGGATCGGCTGGTCAAGGAACTACGGCTGGCCGGGATCGATGACATAGAAGCGGGTAATGCGTTTTTGCCGGGCTTCATGGAGGACTACAATGCGCGGTTTGCGATCGTCCCTGCCCGGTCTGAAGACCTGCATCGTCCGATGAACCTGGCGCCGGATCGACTGACGGAGATCCTGTGCAAGCGCGAGCAGCGTTATGTCGGATCGCAGCTGACGTTTTCGTTTGAACGCAAGCGGATCATGCTGAAGGAGACCGAGGTGACGCGCGGTCTGGTTGGCCGTTATGTCGAGACCTATGCCTATGCGGATGGTCGCCTGGATGTGCGCTGGAAAGGGTATTCCCTGCCCTACACGGTGTTCGACAAGGACCAGCGTGTGACGCATGCGGCGATCACCGAGAACAAGCGGCTTGGCGATGTCCTGTCCTATATCAAGGAGCGCCAGGACCAGCAGGACAAGCCGACCGTAAAGAGCAACAGCGACAAAAATGGCTACGTGAAACGCGCTCGCGGCCCGGGCCGGAGGAAAGATTTCATGGGCGATCCAAAGGTCGTTGCGCGGCGAGAGAACGCGTTGTTGAGGCAACCGGCTGCCGAATAA